The Streptomyces sp. NBC_01197 genome window below encodes:
- a CDS encoding isocitrate lyase/PEP mutase family protein — MTDFRSLHLDRPPGDPLVLPGPWDAASARIFAEAGFPALATPSAGVSAALGYADGEAPADEMFAAIGRIVRAVEGFGVAVSADIEAGYGLPPAELAGRLLDTGAVGCNLEDSPGGVLNDPQENADRLAAFRAAAGGGLFINARIDTYIRGVHDPEQTIDRGLRYMAAGADCVYPIMAPPDQLSGLASGIGAPLNALFLPNGPSPQGLGELGATRVTFGPGLHRQSMERLRQDANSLKS, encoded by the coding sequence CTCCATCTGGACCGGCCCCCCGGCGATCCGCTGGTGCTGCCCGGCCCGTGGGACGCGGCCAGCGCCCGCATCTTCGCGGAAGCCGGGTTCCCGGCGCTCGCCACCCCGAGTGCCGGAGTGTCGGCAGCACTCGGTTACGCGGACGGGGAGGCCCCGGCTGACGAGATGTTCGCCGCGATCGGCCGGATCGTCCGGGCGGTCGAGGGCTTCGGGGTGGCCGTTTCGGCGGACATCGAGGCCGGCTACGGCCTGCCGCCGGCCGAACTCGCCGGGCGGCTGCTCGACACCGGCGCCGTCGGCTGCAACCTGGAGGACTCCCCCGGCGGAGTCCTCAACGACCCACAGGAGAACGCGGACCGGCTCGCGGCGTTCCGCGCGGCGGCGGGGGGCGGCCTGTTCATCAACGCCCGCATCGATACGTACATCCGGGGCGTGCACGATCCGGAGCAGACCATCGATCGCGGCCTCCGCTACATGGCGGCCGGCGCCGACTGTGTCTACCCGATCATGGCGCCGCCGGACCAGCTGTCCGGCCTCGCGTCCGGGATCGGGGCGCCGCTCAACGCGCTCTTCCTGCCGAACGGTCCGTCGCCCCAGGGACTGGGCGAACTGGGCGCCACCCGCGTCACGTTCGGCCCGGGCCTGCACCGCCAGTCGATGGAACGGCTGCGCCAGGACGCGAACAGCCTGAAGAGCTGA